Genomic segment of Nocardiopsis mwathae:
CGCCACCGCGGCGTACGCGGCCGGGGAGACCGACCCCGTCGCAGCGGCTGCGACCCGCCTGCAGACGTGGGCCTTCGTCACGCTCGGAGGAGGCCTACTGGCCTTCGGGTCGCACGCACTGATGCTGCTCGGATTCTGGGCGGCACGGCGCAGGATCCTGGAAGAGCCGCACCGGCACCTGCGACTGATCGGGTGGACGGCGGCGATCGGCCTCACCATCGGCTGGTCCGGCGGCCTGCTGTCGGCGCTGGCCCACGTCGGTGCGATCGACGTGCCGCCCAACGCGGTCGGAGAGGAAGGGGCCCTGTCTCGGATCCAGGAGGTGACCGGCGTCCCCGGCGGACTCGGCTACGTCGCAGTGTTCGCGCTCCTGGCGCACTGGCTTCGCACGCGCAGCCGCGGCGGCGGACACGGGGTCGCCGTCCAGGCGGTCGCAGCCGTGGGCAAACGGTCGCTGTCGAGCTACATGGCCCACTCGCTGATGTTCTCCCCACTGCTCGCCGCCTGGGGCCTGGGTTTGGGCGCGACGATGGGGAGCGCGGGCATGGCGGCGTTCGCCATCGGCGTCTGGCTGGTCACCGTGGTCGGCGCCTACGCCCTGGAGCGGCAGGGGCGGCCCGGTCCCGCCGAAGCGCTCCTACGACGCCTGATGTACGGCCGGCCCCCGGAACAGCGGCAGTCGCGAGGAGAATCGCAATGAGCGAGAGCACGAGCGGGCCCGGCTGCAACCGGATGGGCACAGGTCGGCCCCGGGCCGGCCTCCGGACCAACGGGCGTACGGAACAACGGGCGTACGGAACAACGGGCGTACGGAACAACGGGCGTACGGAACAACGGGCGTACGGAACAACGGGCGTACGGAACAACGGGCGTACGGAACAACGGGCGTACGAACAGACCCGCTATCCGACCGCCTCAACCTCATGAACCACTACTCGCCGGATTCACTGCGTCAGCCAGCAGAAACGCCTGCGGAACCCGCTCAGTCGAATCCGGTTCACGGAGTAGTCGAGCATTCACCTTGAACCCGGCCCGGCCCAGCATCCCGACGATACGGTCGGGCGACCACCGGCGGAAGTCAAGGGACACCGCGTGGCCGAAGGGCTCCGCAATCCGCAGCGGCTCGTCGCCCACCTGAAACGCGAGCAGCAGCTGCCCGCCGGAGGCCAGCAGACGACGGAACTCGGCCAGCACCGCCGACAGCACCCCGGGAGGGGTGTGAATGATCGAGTACCAGGCCACGATCCCCCCGAGGGAGCCGTCGGGCCTGTCCAGCGACGCCATCGAGCCCTCGTCGAACCGCAGCTCCGGGTACACCCTCCGCGCGATCGCGACCATCTGCGACGACAGGTCGACACCGAACACGTCCGTCACGCCGAGCGAGTGCAGATACGCCGTGACATGACCTGGCCCGCAACCGAGGTCGGCCACCGGACCGACTCCGGCACAACGGACACGCTCCGCAAACGCTGCGAGGATCCCCCGATCCAGCGGCTTGCCCGAGAGCTCGTCACGGGCAAGTTCGGCGTAGTCGCCAGCCACAGCGTCATAGAACGCCCGGGTGGTGGAAATGGAGTTCGCTTCGATCACGAGCGCCAACTGTACCCGTTCCCACCCGTTGCGCTTCCCACCCTCGGGCGGCGCCTCCCCGCGTTGATCTCGGAGATATCGGGGTATCCCACACGGTTTTCACCCCGATATCCCCGAGATCAACGAAAGAAGACCCAGCCCTTCAGCACGGCCCCAGGACCGGGCAACGGAGACCGCCCCACACCACCGAGAAGGCCACCCACGGGTTCACACAATCACAAACACAAACAACAAAAAAGTGGAGGGCCACCCCCACAAAAAAAAGGGGGCAACCCTCCACCTCAAAGAATGCGCGGCGGCGACCTACTCTCCCACCCCACCACAGGGCAGTACCATCAGCGCAGGAGGGCTTAACGACCGGGTTCGGAATGAGACCGGGTGTTTCCCCTCCGCCAAAACCACCGCAACCCTCAACCACCACCGGACAAAACCGGCGTGGAAAACCAGGGCCGCAACAGCGGCACAATATGAAAAAACAAACGATTCGTGTGCGATCTTCGCCGACCACCCCACCACCCACAAGCGGTGAAAGAAGTCGATAGTGTGCGCGAGCACCCAGCATCTGCGGTGGACAAGCCCTCGGCCGATTAGTACCGGTCAGCTCCACCCCTCACAAGGCTTCCACACCCGGCCTATCAACCCAGTCGTCTACTGGGAGCCTTACCCCCACCGAAGTGGGGCAGGAGACCTCATCTCGAAGCAGGCTTCCCACTTAGATGCTTTCAGCGGTTATCCCTCCCGAACGTAGCCAACCAGCCATGCTCCTGGCGGAACAACTGGCACACCAGAGGTTCGTCCGTCCCGGTCCTCTCGTACTAGGGACAGCCCTTCACAAGTCTCCAACGCGCACAGCGGATAGGGACCGAACTGTCTCACGACGTTCTAAACCCAGCTCGCGTGCCGCTTTAATGGGCGAACAGCCCAACCCTTGGGACCAACTCCAGCCCCAGGATGCGACGAGCCGACATCGAGGTGCCAAACCATCCCGTCGATACGGACTCTTGGGGAAGATCAGCCTGTTATCCCCGGGGTACCTTTTAGCCGTTGAGCGACACCGCTTCCACACGCCGGTGCCGGATCACTAGTCCCTGCTTTCGCACCTGCTCGACACGTCCGTCTCACAGTCAAGCTCCCTTGTGCACTTACACTCAACACCTGATTGCCAACCAGGCCGAGGGAACCTTTGGGCGCCTCCGTTACCCTTTAGGAGGCAACCGCCCCAGTTAAACTACCCACCAGACACTGTCCCCCACCCGGATCACGGGTGCGGGTTAGATGCCCGAAACAGCCAGAGTGGTATTTCACCAACGCCTCCACCACCACTAGCGTAGCGGCCTCACAGGCTCCCACCTATCCTACACAAACCATCCCAAACACCAATGTCAAGCTATAGTGAAGGTCCCGGGGTCTTTCCGTCCTGCTGCGCGAAACGAGCATCTTTACTCGTAGTGCAATTTCACCGGGCCCATGGTTGAGACAGCGGGGAAGTCGTTACGCCATTCGTGCAGGTCGGAACTTACCCGACAAGGAATTTCGCTACCTTAGGATGGTTATAGTTACCACCGCCGTTTACTGGCGCTTAGATTCCCAGCCTCGACCCCCCGAAAGGAATCTAACCGGTCCTCTTAACGTTCCAGCACCGGGCAGGCGTCAGTCCGTATACAGCGTCTTACGACTTCGCACGGACCTGTGTTTTTAATAAACAGTCGCTTCCCCCTGCTATCTGCGACCCCACCCAGCTCCAGAGGAAAACTCCTTCACCAGACAGGGCTCCCCTTCTCCCAAAGTTACGGGGACAATTTGCCGAGTTCCTTAACCATGGTTCACCCGAACGCCTCGGTATTCTCTACCTGACCACCTGCGTCGGTTTAGGGTACGGGCCGCCCACACACTCGCTAGAGGCTTTTCTCGACAGCACGGGATCACTCACTTCACCAAAAACGGCTCGACATCACGCCTCACCCTAATATGGAGCACGGATTTGCCTATGCTCCGGGCTACACGCTTATCCCGGGACAACCACCGCCCGGTAGAGCTACCCCACTGCGTCACCCCATCACTTACCTACTACCCTCCTGGGTCCCACGCCTCCACGGAAAAACACCCGAAGGTGAAAAACCGCTTCAGTGGTGGTTAGCATCAAAGGATTCGATACTGGACGCGTGCGAACGGGTACGGGAATATCAACCCGTTATCCATCGACTACGCCTGTCGGCCTCGCCTTAGGCCCCGACTCACCCTGGGCGGATTAACCTGCCCCAGGAACCCTTAGTCAATCGGCGCACACGTTTCTCACGTGTGTCTCGCTACTCATGCCTGCATTCTCACTCGCACACCCTCCACCACACGATCACTCGGCAGCTTCACCGGATGCACGACGCTCCCCTACCAACCAGCACCCTAGGTGCCGGCTCCACAGCTTCGGCGGTGTGCTTAAGCCCCGCTACATTATCGGCGCAGAACCACTTGACCAGTGAGCTATTACGCACTCTTTAAAGGATGGCTGCTTCTAAGCCAACCTCCTGGTTGTCTCAGCAACTCCACAACCTTTCCCACTTAGCACACGCTTAGGGGCCTTAGCTGATGATCTGGGCTGTTTCCCTCTCGACTACGAAGCTTATCCCCCGCAGTCTCACTGCCACGCTCAACTTAACCGGCATTCGGAGTTTAGCTGACCTCAGTAACCTTGTCGGGCCCATCAGCCAACCAGTCGCTCTACCTCCGGCAAGCAACACGCAACGCTGCACCTAAATGCATTTCGGGGAGAACCAGCTATCACGGAGTTTGATTGGCCTTTCACCCCTACCCACAGCTCATCCCCCAGGTTTTCAACCCTGGTGGGTTCGGGCCTCCACGACCTCTTACAGCCGCTTCACCCTGGCCATGGGTAGATCACTCCGCTTCGGGTCTACAGCATGCGACTCAAACGCCCTATTCAGACTCGCTTTCGCTACGGCTACCCCACCCGGGTTAACCTCGCCACACACCATAACTCGCAGGCTCATTCTTCAAAAGGCACGCCATCACCCACACAAAAGCACAGGCTCTGACGGCTTGACAGCACACGGTTTCAGGTACTATTTCACGACCCCTCACCGGGGCACTTTTCACCTTTCCCTCACGGTACTAGTGCACTATCGGTCACCAGGACGTATTCAGGCTTAGCAGGTGGTCCTGCCAGATTCACACGGAATTTCACGGGCTCCGCGCTACTCGGGAGCATGCCCAGCAGCCAGTGCTCTGCCTTCACCTACGGGACTCTCACCCACTCCGGTACCGCTTCCCAACGGATTCAGCTAACAGAACACACAACCACCCCAGGCCGGCAGACCTGAACAGGCACATCCCACAACCCCGCACACGCAACAACTGCCGTCTATCACACGCGCACGGTTTAGCCAACATCCCCTTTCGCTCACCACTACTCAGGGAATCACATATTGTTTTCTCTTCCTGCGGGTACTGAGATGTTTCACTTCCCCGCGTTACCACCAACCGCCCTATACATTCAGGCGGCGGCAACCCGACACAACTCGGGCTAGGTTTCCCCATTCGGACACCCGCGGATCAACGCTCGGTTGACAGCTCCCCGCGGCCTATCGCGGCCTCCCACGTCCTTCATCGGCGCCTGGTGCCAAGGCATCCACCGTATGCCACACATACTTGGCCACCACAGATACAAGATGCTCGCGCACACTATCCACGAATCAAAAAACCAGCCACACACCCAACCACAACACCGCACAACCAAGCAGCCAGACCAAGAACCAGACCCCACCACACAGGCAGAACCCAGAACCACCGACCGCTCCCGCAGGTCTTCATCGGGGTGGCAGCGGGAAGACAACCACACGGTCGCTCCCTCAGACACCCAACAGCGCGCCCACACCCCTCTTCCAGGAAAGGCATGAGACGTTTGCTTCCCACAATCCAGCCATCCCGACACACAGCCACCACCCCCGCGAACGGGGACACCGACCAACCTGTGCCAGATCCACTTCCGAGCCCGCCGACCAATCGGAAAAACCCTGCGAACGCAGGAACCGTCGGCTATCAAAGACTCCTTAGAAAGGAGGTGATCCAGCCGCACCTTCCGGTACGGCTACCTTGTTACGACTTCGTCCCAATCGCCAGCCCCACCTTCACCCACTCCCTCCCACAAGGGGTTAGGCCACAGGTTTCGGGTGTTGCCGACTTTCATGACGTGACGGGCGGTGTGTACAAGGCCCGGGAACGTATTCACCGCGGCAATGCTGATCCGCGATTACTAGCGACTCCACCTTCATGGGGTCGAGTTGCAGACCCCAATCCGAACTGAGACCGGCTTTTAGGGATTCGCTCCGCCTCACGGCATCGCACGCCCACTGTACCGGCCATTGTAGCATGTTTGCAGCCCAAGACATAAGGGGCATGATGACTTGACGTCATCCCCACCTTCCTCCGAGTTGACCCCGGCAGTCTCCCATGAGTCCCCACCACTACGTGCTGGCAACATGGAACAAGGGTTGCGCTCGTTGCGGGACTTAACCCAACATCTCACGACACGAGCTGACGACAGCCATGCACCACCTGTCACCGATCCCCGAAGGACCCGCTATCTCTAACGGATTACCGGTGATGTCAAACCTTGGTAAGGTTCTTCGCGTTGCGTCGAATTAAGCAACATGCTCCGCCGCTTGTGCGGGCCCCCGTCAATTCCTTTGAGTTTTAGCCTTGCGGCCGTACTCCCCAGGCGGGGCGCTTAATGCGTTAGCTACGGCACGGGAACCGTGGAAAGCCCCCACACCTAGCGCCCAACGTTTACGGCGTGGACTACCAGGGTATCTAATCCTGTTCGCTCCCCACGCTTTCGCTCCTCAGCGTCAGGTAAGGCCCAGAGACCCGCCTTCGCCACCGGTGTTCCTCCTGATATCTGCGCATTTCACCGCTACACCAGGAATTCCAGTCTCCCCTACCTACCTCTAGCATGCCCGTATCCACTGCAAAACCAGGGTTGAGCCCCAGCCTTTCACAGCAGACGCGACACACCGCCTACGAGCTCTTTACGCCCAATAATTCCGGACAACGCTCGGACCCTACGTATTACCGCGGCTGCTGGCACGTAGTTAGCCGGTCCTTATTCCCCACCTACCGTCAACCCGAAGAAAACCCCGGGCCTGCGTGAGTGGTAAAAGAGGTTTACAACCCGAAGGCCGTCATCCCCCACGCGGCGTCGCTGCGTCAGGCTTCCGCCCATTGCGCAATATTCCCCACTGCTGCCTCCCGCAGGAGTCTGGGCCGTGTCTCAGTCCCAGTGTGGCCGGTCGCCCTCTCAGGCCGGCTACCCGTAATCGCCTTGGTAGGCCGTTACCCCACCAACAAGCTGATAGGCCGCGAGTCCATCCCCAACCGAAACAACTTTCCACACCCCACCATGCGGAGGGGCGTCGTATCCGGTATTAGACCGCGTTTCCACGGCTTATCCCGGAGTCAGGGGCAGGTTACTCACGTGTTACTCACCCGTTCGCCGCTCGTGTACCCCCGAAAGGGCCTTACCGCTCGACTTGCATGTGTTAAGCACGCCGCCAGCGTTCGTCCTGAGCCAGGATCAAACTCTCCATCAAAGGTCAAACAACCGCACGCACCCGAGGGCGCGGCGGTAAACCTGGAAGAGATAACCCTGACCGACCAGGTATCACCCTGGCCAATCAAAGGAACCCCGAGCACCAACCGGACACCGCAAGGCATCCGTGTGCTCTAAGGGGCCAAAACAAACTTGGCTGAAAGAAAAACAAACACGCGCTGTTGAGTTCTCAAGAAACAACCGCTCATCCCATACAAGCCGACCCGAACCAACGGACCTGATCAGGCTTTTCTGTAGAGGCGGTGCTTTCTGCTTTGTTGTGTCTTCACTTTATCAGGTGGGCCCGGAACCGCCAAACCGGCGGGCTTTCCGCATCCCGACCCCGATAAACCGCCCCCGAGGGATTTCCCCGCAGAAGACCACCGGGCACACAGAAGTATGCCGGTCGGATCTTGTGCTTCGAACCCTGCGGACGCGGCCGCCACCACCAGGCCAGGGGCCCAGGAGCGACCGGAGAGAAGACCGCCGCCCCGGGGCGGCGGG
This window contains:
- a CDS encoding DUF418 domain-containing protein gives rise to the protein MRRSTDPADQRRHPARGPARGSVRAGERALAPDLGRGTMLLLIALSNTAFHLWAAEHGPSGWHPIDGSAVDRAVQFAMITALDLRTYPLFAFLFGYGMMSLYMRQTEAGASPRAGVALLRRRSLLLLAFGLAHAALLMAGDIIGAYGLSSLILGWLFLRRGQRTLLAWSGVGAAILLWSAVPAFTALATGDLGRIGAPATEAATAAYAAGETDPVAAAATRLQTWAFVTLGGGLLAFGSHALMLLGFWAARRRILEEPHRHLRLIGWTAAIGLTIGWSGGLLSALAHVGAIDVPPNAVGEEGALSRIQEVTGVPGGLGYVAVFALLAHWLRTRSRGGGHGVAVQAVAAVGKRSLSSYMAHSLMFSPLLAAWGLGLGATMGSAGMAAFAIGVWLVTVVGAYALERQGRPGPAEALLRRLMYGRPPEQRQSRGESQ
- a CDS encoding methyltransferase domain-containing protein, giving the protein MIEANSISTTRAFYDAVAGDYAELARDELSGKPLDRGILAAFAERVRCAGVGPVADLGCGPGHVTAYLHSLGVTDVFGVDLSSQMVAIARRVYPELRFDEGSMASLDRPDGSLGGIVAWYSIIHTPPGVLSAVLAEFRRLLASGGQLLLAFQVGDEPLRIAEPFGHAVSLDFRRWSPDRIVGMLGRAGFKVNARLLREPDSTERVPQAFLLADAVNPASSGS